One Drosophila subobscura isolate 14011-0131.10 chromosome U, UCBerk_Dsub_1.0, whole genome shotgun sequence DNA window includes the following coding sequences:
- the LOC117900897 gene encoding restin homolog isoform X2 yields the protein MSDNSSDTPAEGAAAPAASPTEAAAPAEAAAMEAPELAVAASKIPGPSTRSNIPTPAASVTGTAPPASRLKAPANFGSTSSISSVSKIGRPCCNHTTPKSGPPPRDTNSMSRESDDNLSSINSAYTDLYQETVKRFTRSSLSPTSDWERYSPAPSRRSHKSETGSRTSYDYYLEATGRRRSSDHNSAVLTANTEQFIIGQKVWVGGLRSGQIAYIGETHFAPGDWAGIVLDEPNGKNDGCVSGKRYFQCEPKRGIFSRLTRLTVYPMSGAHTPTSPLAKNSPERSRTVSPTASIRSSMMRSPGIGKNGMAVGDRVIVSSGFGSRPGILRYLGETSFAPGNWCGVELDEASGKNDGAVDGIRYFECKPKYGVFVPIAKVSLSPSSKKTRLSRAGSRESLTSIGTMNSIATTNTSRMRMNAQRKSSTPVRPIVTTPKSQFSMQDLLREKQQHVEQLMVERELDREDSQNQALQLQKNINELKLRIFQLESELGDERKKSEDLQFSIDEAQSCGEEYNAQSQVYREKIHDLESKITKLVSATPSLQSLPPQPVAPPAAAEESPLREELVQLQDKLSAQQQETEARLAEQLEEEQRLRENIKYLQEQNAVLQAELLGKDESLEKFSLSQSGIDNLRRELALLKEENEKQSQEAQANFDQKLAAKTEELSRVTVELQQLKSASDTLESQRANVSDECEILQTEIRMRDEQIKEQGQQLDELTTQLNVQKADNCALDDMLRQQQASADERGVQLQQRLEEINEMKAAAEQRELHVREAERQQEQQRQELGRQNQQKVTELEGQHDVQVQELKRQHGQQVQELQRELAQLQQLATEEQLKQQQSLTAIEQLQLDKCSAELRLAAQLAELEVCHRQQTEAQSQLTETNQFQAQKELQLKETEETVSQLQLQLEQKSTAYETLLVNFSEMRKRHESSLKQKELELEAAQAQSLRNKEALETVSGELKRLQQRVADSDEEGSIQFAKLEERISELSIQARITQANLVASQAEVESKNRQLEATNAALEKINKDYAESRAEASQLEERLQLISEQLQSELQAERSSSSDLHTKLSKFSEEMASGQKELTSKADAWSQEMLQKEREIQDLRQQLHTSQEALAKLQAQAEQREAALEEAKKLLQDELSRVREELSKLRADQQQLSSGTQETIRELQERLEITNADLQHKEKMAVEDAQKISDLKTLVEAIQVANANISETNAELSTVLEVLQAEKSETNHIFELFEMEADMNAERLIEKLTGMKEELKETHQQHEERQRRCQELELQLSELQQSDDQLQSASQAATEQLRELQHAQTELQAALEQKDKLNAELETKIQESLAQLNAQRSSIGELQAQLEKDQQALSKFQADVVKSVEALQQVQQANEEMSGKLAAREQEVKDLEGKLAAADLQLDSKQAAYKELQERVAEKLEKEQWESQASTEQLKRAQGELQKAQGELEEVKKELQKAQGEHQRASGELQGANGLLQQAKEELQKALNNKQNEVGALQVALEETRTQLGSQSVALNALQDKLEQAQLKERSVQEEAHKSAEQLRQLQQANESMQVSLQQKQNLLEKGNEFDAQLAEYQKVIDEMDEAAKKKALELAELQQRVHELEAALHQAKEQQKTASLESKQLRRHLETIEGEKSREIVSLRAQVNGASPRVLVGDNPESLDTETTAAKINFLNSIISDMQQKNDALKAKVQTLEMLPMDFTKPHAFDMLTKRKPAPRLFCDICDEFDKHETEDCPLQAGDDRDDSPPPLASERNNNEQKERKLPAPRKYCENCEAFGHDTSECEVDDTY from the exons ATGAGTGATAATTCGTCGGATACGCCTGcggaaggagctgcagcgccagcagcttcaccgacagaagcagcagcgccagcggaagcagcagcaatggaagCACCCGagctggcagtggctgcttCAAAGATACCAGGCCCCAGCACGCGCTCGAATATACCCACGCCCGCCGCCTCCGTGACGGGAACAGCACCACCCGCCAGCAGGCTGAAGGCGCCCGCCAACTTCGGCTCAACGAGCTCCATTAGCTCCGTGTCGAAGATCGGGCGACCCTGCTGCAATCACACAACGCCCAAGTCGGGACCACCACCAAGAG aCACAAACAGCATGAGTCGTGAAAGCGATGACAATTTGAGTTCGATTAATTCGGCTTACACAG ATCTCTATCAAGAGACTGTCAAGCGCTTTACGCGCTCCTCGCTCTCACCCACATCCGACTGGGAACGATACTCGCCCGCGCCCTCGCGCCGCTCTCACAAATCCGAGACTGGAAGTCGCACATCTT atgATTATTATCTAGAGGCCACTGGGCGACGTCGCAGCTCAG ATCACAACAGTGCCGTGCTGACAGCCAACACAGAACAGTTTATAATTGGCCAGAAGGTATGGGTTGGTGGACTACGATCCGGACAAATAGCTTACATAGGCGAGACACACTTTGCGCCAGGCGATTGGGCGGGAATTGTGCTGGATGAGCCAAATG GCAAAAACGATGGCTGTGTGTCGGGCAAGCGGTACTTCCAGTGTGAGCCCAAACGTGGCATCTTTTCGCGTCTGACCCGTCTCACGGTGTATCCTATGTCCGGTGCACACACGCCCACATCgcctttggccaaaaactcaCCGGAACGTTCGCGTACAGTCTCGCCAACGGCTAGCATTCGCAGCTCCATGATGCGCAGTCCAGGCATTGGCA AAAACGGTATGGCTGTGGGCGATCGTGTGATTGTCTCTTCGGGCTTTGGCAGCCGTCCGGGCATCCTAAGATACCTCGGAGAAACATCGTTTGCCCCCGGCAATTGGTGCGGCGTCGAGTTGGATGAGGCCAGCGGCAAGAATGATGGCGCTGTAGATGGTATAAG ATACTTTGAGTGCAAGCCCAAGTATGGTGTGTTTGTGCCCATTGCCAAGGTTTCGCTGTCGCCGTCATCGAAGAAGACGCGCTTGTCGCGTGCCGGCTCACGGGAATCCCTCACATCGATTGGCACCATGAACAGCATTGCCACCACGAATACGTCGCGCATGCGCATGAATGCTCAG CGCAAGTCGAGCACGCCCGTCAGACCCATTGTCACGACGCCGAAAAGCCAATTTTCCATGCAG GACTTGCTGCGTGAGAAGCAACAGCATGTGGAGCAGCTGATGGTGGAGCGCGAACTGGATCGCGAGGACTCACAGAAtcaggcgctgcagctgcagaagaacATCAACGAG CTAAAATTACGAATTTTTCAATTGGAGTCGGAATTGGGCGATGAACGCAAGAAATCTGAGGATTTACAGTTCTCTATTGATGAGGCACAGTCCTGTGGCGAGGAATATAAT GCTCAATCTCAGGTGTACAGGGAGAAGATCCACGATCTGGAATCGAAGATCACTAAACTGGTGTCGG ccacgcccagcCTGCAGAGTTTACCCCCACAACCAGTTGCACCACCAGCCGCAGCGGAGGAGAGTCCTCTCCGGGAGGAGCTCGTCCAACTGCAGGACAAGTTGAGTGCCCAACAGCAGGAAACAGAAGCCCGTCTGGCCGAGCAGcttgaggaggagcagcgttTGAGGGAGAACATCAAGTACCTGCAGGAGCAGAATGCCGTGCTGCAGGCGGAGCTCCTCGGCAAGGACGAATCGCTGGAGAAATTCTCGCTGTCGCAGAGCGGCATCGACAATCTGCGCAGAgagctggcgctgctcaaGGAGGAGAACGAGAAGCAGTCGCAGGAGGCTCAAGCTAACTTTGATCAAAAGTTGGCGGCCAAAACGGAGGAGCTGTCTCGCGTGAccgtggagctgcagcagctcaagAGCGCCTCTGATACGCTGGAGAGCCAGCGGGCCAACGTTTCCGACGAGTGCGAAATCCTGCAGACAGAGATACGCATGCGGGACGAGCAAATCAAggagcagggccagcagctggacgaACTGACGACCCAACTGAATGTGCAGAAAGCGGACAATTGCGCGCTGGACGATATGCTGCGGCAGCAACAGGCCAGCGCCGATGAGCGAGgcgtgcagctgcagcagcgactcgaGGAGATCAACGAAAtgaaggcggcggcggagcAACGCGAGCTGCACGTGCGGGAAGCGGAgaggcagcaggaacagcagaggcaggagctgGGGAGGCAGAACCAGCAGAAAGTGACGGAATTGGAGGGGCAGCATGACGTGCAAGTGCAGGAACTAAAGCGACAGCATGGCCAGCaggtgcaggagctgcagcgtgAGCTGGCACAGCTTCAGCAACTGGCGACTGAGGAGCAGctaaagcagcaacaaagtctGACGGCCAtcgagcaactgcagctggatAAGTGCTCAGCGGAGCTGCGGCTGGCCGCGCAGTTGGCCGAGCTCGAAGTATGCCACAGACAGCAGACTGAGGCGCAGTCGCAGCTCACGGAAACCAACCAATTCCAAGCCcaaaaggagctgcagctcaaGGAAACCGAGGAGACTGTgtcacagctgcagctgcagctggagcaaaAGTCCACGGCCTACGAGACGTTGCTGGTGAACTTCTCGGAGATGCGGAAGCGTCACGAGTCCAGCCTGAAGCAAAAGGAGCTGGAACTCGAGGCGGCACAGGCGCAGTCACTGCGCAACAAGGAGGCGCTGGAAACGGTGTCGGGGGAGCTgaagcgactgcagcagcgtgTGGCAGACTCTGATGAAGAGGGCAGCATACAATTCgccaagctggaggagcgcaTCAGCGAGCTGAGCATCCAAGCGAGGATTACACAAGCGAATCTCGTGGCCAGTCAGGCGGAGGTGGAGTCTAAGAACAGGCAGCTGGAGGCGACGAATGCAGCACTGGAGAAGATCAACAAG GACTATGCGGAATCCCGCGCTGAGGCCTCACAGCTCGAGGAACGTTTGCAGCTAATCtccgagcagctgcagtccgAGCTGCAGGCGGAGCGCTCCTCCTCGAGCGATCTGCACACAAAGCTCAGCAAGTTCAGCGAAGAAATGGCCAGCGGGCAGAAGGAGCTGACCAGCAAAGCGGATGCCTGGAGCCAGGAGATGCTGCAGAAGGAGCGCGAGATACAGGAcctccgccagcagctgcacacgAGTCAGGAGGcgctggccaagctgcaggCGCAGGCGGAGCAAAGGGAGGCAGCCCTCGAAGAGGCCAAGAAGCTGTTGCAGGATGAACTGTCCAGGGTGCGGGAGGAACTGTCCAAGCTGCGTGCGGACCAACAGCAGCTAAGCAGCGGCACACAGGAGACCATCAGGGAACTACAGGAGCGTCTCGAAATCACCAACGCGGATCTCCAGCACAAGGAGAAAATGGCCGTGGAGGATGCACAAAAGATAAGCGATCTAAAGACCCTCGTGGAGGCCATTCAAGTGGCCAATGCGAACATATCCGAGACGAATGCGGAGCTGTCCACTGTGCTGGAGGTGCTGCAAGCAGAGAAGAGCGAAACGAATCACATATTCGAGCTGTTTGAGATGGAGGCGGACATGAATGCCGAACGTTTGATCGAGAAACTAACAGGCAtgaaggaggagctgaaggaaacgcaccagcagcacgaggagaggcagagacgttGCCAGGAGCTGGAACTGCAGCTGTCGGAACTCCAACAAAGCGATGATCAGCTGCAGTCCGCCTCCcaggcagccacagagcagctGCGGGAGCTCCAACATGCCCAAACAGAGCTGCAGGCAGCTCTCGAGCAAAAGGATAAACTCAACGCAGAGCTGGAGACGAAAATACAGGAATCCCTTGCACAGTTGAACGCTCAAAGGAGCTCCATTGGGGAGCTGCAAGCGCAACTAGAAAAGGATCAGCAGGCGCTGAGCAAGTTCCAAGCGGATGTAGTCAAGTCTGTGGAGGCActgcagcaggtgcagcaggCCAATGAGGAGATGAGCGGAAAGCTGGCAGCGAGGGAGCAAGAAGTGAAGGATTTGGAGGGTAAATTAGCTGCAGCTGACTTACAGTTGGACAGCAAACAGGCTGCGTACAAGGAACTGCAGGAGAGAGTCGCAGAGAAGCTGGAAAAGGAGCAGTGGGAGAGCCAGGCCAGCACAGAGCAGCTGAAACGGGCTCAGGGAGAGCTGCAAAAAGCCCAGGGAGAGCTGGAAGAAGTCAAGAAAGAGCTGCAAAAAGCCCAGGGAGAACATCAAAGAGCCAGTGGAGAGCTGCAAGGTGCCAACGGACTGCTGCAACAagccaaggaggagctgcaaaaagccttaaacaataaacaaaacgaagtCGGAGCTTTGCAGGTAGCACTCGAGGAAACCAGAACCCAGTTGGGCAGCCAAAGCGTAGCGCTCAACGCGCTCCAAGACAAGCTGGAGCAGGCACAGCTGAAGGAGCGAAGTGTCCAAGAGGAGGCCCACAAATCCGCTGAGCAACTGCGCCAACTGCAACAGGCCAACGAGTCGATGCAAGTATCCCTCCAGCAAAAGCAGAACCTCCTCGAAAAGGGCAACGAGTTCGATGCGCAGCTCGCGGAGTACCAGAAAGTCATCGATGAGATGGATGAAGCGGCCAAAAAGAAGGCTCTAGAGCTGGCAGAGCTGCAGCAAAGAGTCCACGAACTGGAGGCAGCGCTGCACCaagccaaggagcagcaaaagacaGCGAGCCTGGAGTCCAAGCAGCTGCGTCGCCATCTGGAAACCATCGAAGGTGAAAAGTCGCGCGAGATTGTGTCGCTGCGAGCGCAGGTTAATGGCGCCTCACCCAGGGTCTTGGTAGGGGATAATCCCGAG tCCCTGGACACGGAGACAACAGCGgccaaaattaatttcctaAACTCCATTATTTCGGATATGCAGCAGAAAAATGATGCGCTAAAGGCCAAGGTGCAGACGCTGGAAATGCTGCCCATGGATTTCACCAA ACCCCACGCCTTTGATATGCTGACAAAGCGCAAGCCCGCGCCCCGTCTGTTTTGCGATATTTGTGATGAATTCGATAAGCACGAGACGGAAGATTGTCCGCTGCAGGCGGGCGATGATCGCGATGactcgccgccgccgctggccaGCGAAAGAAACAATAATGAACAGAAGGAACGAAAGCTGCCGGCGCCACGGAAATATTGCGAAAACTGCGAGG CCTTTGGACACGACACCAGCGAGTGCGAAGTGGATGATACCTATTAG
- the LOC117900897 gene encoding restin homolog isoform X10, protein MSDNSSDTPAEGAAAPAASPTEAAAPAEAAAMEAPELAVAASKIPGPSTRSNIPTPAASVTGTAPPASRLKAPANFGSTSSISSVSKIGRPCCNHTTPKSGPPPRDTNSMSRESDDNLSSINSAYTDHNSAVLTANTEQFIIGQKVWVGGLRSGQIAYIGETHFAPGDWAGIVLDEPNGKNDGCVSGKRYFQCEPKRGIFSRLTRLTVYPMSGAHTPTSPLAKNSPERSRTVSPTASIRSSMMRSPGIGKNGMAVGDRVIVSSGFGSRPGILRYLGETSFAPGNWCGVELDEASGKNDGAVDGIRYFECKPKYGVFVPIAKVSLSPSSKKTRLSRAGSRESLTSIGTMNSIATTNTSRMRMNAQDLLREKQQHVEQLMVERELDREDSQNQALQLQKNINELKLRIFQLESELGDERKKSEDLQFSIDEAQSCGEEYNAQSQVYREKIHDLESKITKLVSATPSLQSLPPQPVAPPAAAEESPLREELVQLQDKLSAQQQETEARLAEQLEEEQRLRENIKYLQEQNAVLQAELLGKDESLEKFSLSQSGIDNLRRELALLKEENEKQSQEAQANFDQKLAAKTEELSRVTVELQQLKSASDTLESQRANVSDECEILQTEIRMRDEQIKEQGQQLDELTTQLNVQKADNCALDDMLRQQQASADERGVQLQQRLEEINEMKAAAEQRELHVREAERQQEQQRQELGRQNQQKVTELEGQHDVQVQELKRQHGQQVQELQRELAQLQQLATEEQLKQQQSLTAIEQLQLDKCSAELRLAAQLAELEVCHRQQTEAQSQLTETNQFQAQKELQLKETEETVSQLQLQLEQKSTAYETLLVNFSEMRKRHESSLKQKELELEAAQAQSLRNKEALETVSGELKRLQQRVADSDEEGSIQFAKLEERISELSIQARITQANLVASQAEVESKNRQLEATNAALEKINKDYAESRAEASQLEERLQLISEQLQSELQAERSSSSDLHTKLSKFSEEMASGQKELTSKADAWSQEMLQKEREIQDLRQQLHTSQEALAKLQAQAEQREAALEEAKKLLQDELSRVREELSKLRADQQQLSSGTQETIRELQERLEITNADLQHKEKMAVEDAQKISDLKTLVEAIQVANANISETNAELSTVLEVLQAEKSETNHIFELFEMEADMNAERLIEKLTGMKEELKETHQQHEERQRRCQELELQLSELQQSDDQLQSASQAATEQLRELQHAQTELQAALEQKDKLNAELETKIQESLAQLNAQRSSIGELQAQLEKDQQALSKFQADVVKSVEALQQVQQANEEMSGKLAAREQEVKDLEGKLAAADLQLDSKQAAYKELQERVAEKLEKEQWESQASTEQLKRAQGELQKAQGELEEVKKELQKAQGEHQRASGELQGANGLLQQAKEELQKALNNKQNEVGALQVALEETRTQLGSQSVALNALQDKLEQAQLKERSVQEEAHKSAEQLRQLQQANESMQVSLQQKQNLLEKGNEFDAQLAEYQKVIDEMDEAAKKKALELAELQQRVHELEAALHQAKEQQKTASLESKQLRRHLETIEGEKSREIVSLRAQVNGASPRVLVGDNPESLDTETTAAKINFLNSIISDMQQKNDALKAKVQTLEMLPMDFTKPHAFDMLTKRKPAPRLFCDICDEFDKHETEDCPLQAGDDRDDSPPPLASERNNNEQKERKLPAPRKYCENCEAFGHDTSECEVDDTY, encoded by the exons ATGAGTGATAATTCGTCGGATACGCCTGcggaaggagctgcagcgccagcagcttcaccgacagaagcagcagcgccagcggaagcagcagcaatggaagCACCCGagctggcagtggctgcttCAAAGATACCAGGCCCCAGCACGCGCTCGAATATACCCACGCCCGCCGCCTCCGTGACGGGAACAGCACCACCCGCCAGCAGGCTGAAGGCGCCCGCCAACTTCGGCTCAACGAGCTCCATTAGCTCCGTGTCGAAGATCGGGCGACCCTGCTGCAATCACACAACGCCCAAGTCGGGACCACCACCAAGAG aCACAAACAGCATGAGTCGTGAAAGCGATGACAATTTGAGTTCGATTAATTCGGCTTACACAG ATCACAACAGTGCCGTGCTGACAGCCAACACAGAACAGTTTATAATTGGCCAGAAGGTATGGGTTGGTGGACTACGATCCGGACAAATAGCTTACATAGGCGAGACACACTTTGCGCCAGGCGATTGGGCGGGAATTGTGCTGGATGAGCCAAATG GCAAAAACGATGGCTGTGTGTCGGGCAAGCGGTACTTCCAGTGTGAGCCCAAACGTGGCATCTTTTCGCGTCTGACCCGTCTCACGGTGTATCCTATGTCCGGTGCACACACGCCCACATCgcctttggccaaaaactcaCCGGAACGTTCGCGTACAGTCTCGCCAACGGCTAGCATTCGCAGCTCCATGATGCGCAGTCCAGGCATTGGCA AAAACGGTATGGCTGTGGGCGATCGTGTGATTGTCTCTTCGGGCTTTGGCAGCCGTCCGGGCATCCTAAGATACCTCGGAGAAACATCGTTTGCCCCCGGCAATTGGTGCGGCGTCGAGTTGGATGAGGCCAGCGGCAAGAATGATGGCGCTGTAGATGGTATAAG ATACTTTGAGTGCAAGCCCAAGTATGGTGTGTTTGTGCCCATTGCCAAGGTTTCGCTGTCGCCGTCATCGAAGAAGACGCGCTTGTCGCGTGCCGGCTCACGGGAATCCCTCACATCGATTGGCACCATGAACAGCATTGCCACCACGAATACGTCGCGCATGCGCATGAATGCTCAG GACTTGCTGCGTGAGAAGCAACAGCATGTGGAGCAGCTGATGGTGGAGCGCGAACTGGATCGCGAGGACTCACAGAAtcaggcgctgcagctgcagaagaacATCAACGAG CTAAAATTACGAATTTTTCAATTGGAGTCGGAATTGGGCGATGAACGCAAGAAATCTGAGGATTTACAGTTCTCTATTGATGAGGCACAGTCCTGTGGCGAGGAATATAAT GCTCAATCTCAGGTGTACAGGGAGAAGATCCACGATCTGGAATCGAAGATCACTAAACTGGTGTCGG ccacgcccagcCTGCAGAGTTTACCCCCACAACCAGTTGCACCACCAGCCGCAGCGGAGGAGAGTCCTCTCCGGGAGGAGCTCGTCCAACTGCAGGACAAGTTGAGTGCCCAACAGCAGGAAACAGAAGCCCGTCTGGCCGAGCAGcttgaggaggagcagcgttTGAGGGAGAACATCAAGTACCTGCAGGAGCAGAATGCCGTGCTGCAGGCGGAGCTCCTCGGCAAGGACGAATCGCTGGAGAAATTCTCGCTGTCGCAGAGCGGCATCGACAATCTGCGCAGAgagctggcgctgctcaaGGAGGAGAACGAGAAGCAGTCGCAGGAGGCTCAAGCTAACTTTGATCAAAAGTTGGCGGCCAAAACGGAGGAGCTGTCTCGCGTGAccgtggagctgcagcagctcaagAGCGCCTCTGATACGCTGGAGAGCCAGCGGGCCAACGTTTCCGACGAGTGCGAAATCCTGCAGACAGAGATACGCATGCGGGACGAGCAAATCAAggagcagggccagcagctggacgaACTGACGACCCAACTGAATGTGCAGAAAGCGGACAATTGCGCGCTGGACGATATGCTGCGGCAGCAACAGGCCAGCGCCGATGAGCGAGgcgtgcagctgcagcagcgactcgaGGAGATCAACGAAAtgaaggcggcggcggagcAACGCGAGCTGCACGTGCGGGAAGCGGAgaggcagcaggaacagcagaggcaggagctgGGGAGGCAGAACCAGCAGAAAGTGACGGAATTGGAGGGGCAGCATGACGTGCAAGTGCAGGAACTAAAGCGACAGCATGGCCAGCaggtgcaggagctgcagcgtgAGCTGGCACAGCTTCAGCAACTGGCGACTGAGGAGCAGctaaagcagcaacaaagtctGACGGCCAtcgagcaactgcagctggatAAGTGCTCAGCGGAGCTGCGGCTGGCCGCGCAGTTGGCCGAGCTCGAAGTATGCCACAGACAGCAGACTGAGGCGCAGTCGCAGCTCACGGAAACCAACCAATTCCAAGCCcaaaaggagctgcagctcaaGGAAACCGAGGAGACTGTgtcacagctgcagctgcagctggagcaaaAGTCCACGGCCTACGAGACGTTGCTGGTGAACTTCTCGGAGATGCGGAAGCGTCACGAGTCCAGCCTGAAGCAAAAGGAGCTGGAACTCGAGGCGGCACAGGCGCAGTCACTGCGCAACAAGGAGGCGCTGGAAACGGTGTCGGGGGAGCTgaagcgactgcagcagcgtgTGGCAGACTCTGATGAAGAGGGCAGCATACAATTCgccaagctggaggagcgcaTCAGCGAGCTGAGCATCCAAGCGAGGATTACACAAGCGAATCTCGTGGCCAGTCAGGCGGAGGTGGAGTCTAAGAACAGGCAGCTGGAGGCGACGAATGCAGCACTGGAGAAGATCAACAAG GACTATGCGGAATCCCGCGCTGAGGCCTCACAGCTCGAGGAACGTTTGCAGCTAATCtccgagcagctgcagtccgAGCTGCAGGCGGAGCGCTCCTCCTCGAGCGATCTGCACACAAAGCTCAGCAAGTTCAGCGAAGAAATGGCCAGCGGGCAGAAGGAGCTGACCAGCAAAGCGGATGCCTGGAGCCAGGAGATGCTGCAGAAGGAGCGCGAGATACAGGAcctccgccagcagctgcacacgAGTCAGGAGGcgctggccaagctgcaggCGCAGGCGGAGCAAAGGGAGGCAGCCCTCGAAGAGGCCAAGAAGCTGTTGCAGGATGAACTGTCCAGGGTGCGGGAGGAACTGTCCAAGCTGCGTGCGGACCAACAGCAGCTAAGCAGCGGCACACAGGAGACCATCAGGGAACTACAGGAGCGTCTCGAAATCACCAACGCGGATCTCCAGCACAAGGAGAAAATGGCCGTGGAGGATGCACAAAAGATAAGCGATCTAAAGACCCTCGTGGAGGCCATTCAAGTGGCCAATGCGAACATATCCGAGACGAATGCGGAGCTGTCCACTGTGCTGGAGGTGCTGCAAGCAGAGAAGAGCGAAACGAATCACATATTCGAGCTGTTTGAGATGGAGGCGGACATGAATGCCGAACGTTTGATCGAGAAACTAACAGGCAtgaaggaggagctgaaggaaacgcaccagcagcacgaggagaggcagagacgttGCCAGGAGCTGGAACTGCAGCTGTCGGAACTCCAACAAAGCGATGATCAGCTGCAGTCCGCCTCCcaggcagccacagagcagctGCGGGAGCTCCAACATGCCCAAACAGAGCTGCAGGCAGCTCTCGAGCAAAAGGATAAACTCAACGCAGAGCTGGAGACGAAAATACAGGAATCCCTTGCACAGTTGAACGCTCAAAGGAGCTCCATTGGGGAGCTGCAAGCGCAACTAGAAAAGGATCAGCAGGCGCTGAGCAAGTTCCAAGCGGATGTAGTCAAGTCTGTGGAGGCActgcagcaggtgcagcaggCCAATGAGGAGATGAGCGGAAAGCTGGCAGCGAGGGAGCAAGAAGTGAAGGATTTGGAGGGTAAATTAGCTGCAGCTGACTTACAGTTGGACAGCAAACAGGCTGCGTACAAGGAACTGCAGGAGAGAGTCGCAGAGAAGCTGGAAAAGGAGCAGTGGGAGAGCCAGGCCAGCACAGAGCAGCTGAAACGGGCTCAGGGAGAGCTGCAAAAAGCCCAGGGAGAGCTGGAAGAAGTCAAGAAAGAGCTGCAAAAAGCCCAGGGAGAACATCAAAGAGCCAGTGGAGAGCTGCAAGGTGCCAACGGACTGCTGCAACAagccaaggaggagctgcaaaaagccttaaacaataaacaaaacgaagtCGGAGCTTTGCAGGTAGCACTCGAGGAAACCAGAACCCAGTTGGGCAGCCAAAGCGTAGCGCTCAACGCGCTCCAAGACAAGCTGGAGCAGGCACAGCTGAAGGAGCGAAGTGTCCAAGAGGAGGCCCACAAATCCGCTGAGCAACTGCGCCAACTGCAACAGGCCAACGAGTCGATGCAAGTATCCCTCCAGCAAAAGCAGAACCTCCTCGAAAAGGGCAACGAGTTCGATGCGCAGCTCGCGGAGTACCAGAAAGTCATCGATGAGATGGATGAAGCGGCCAAAAAGAAGGCTCTAGAGCTGGCAGAGCTGCAGCAAAGAGTCCACGAACTGGAGGCAGCGCTGCACCaagccaaggagcagcaaaagacaGCGAGCCTGGAGTCCAAGCAGCTGCGTCGCCATCTGGAAACCATCGAAGGTGAAAAGTCGCGCGAGATTGTGTCGCTGCGAGCGCAGGTTAATGGCGCCTCACCCAGGGTCTTGGTAGGGGATAATCCCGAG tCCCTGGACACGGAGACAACAGCGgccaaaattaatttcctaAACTCCATTATTTCGGATATGCAGCAGAAAAATGATGCGCTAAAGGCCAAGGTGCAGACGCTGGAAATGCTGCCCATGGATTTCACCAA ACCCCACGCCTTTGATATGCTGACAAAGCGCAAGCCCGCGCCCCGTCTGTTTTGCGATATTTGTGATGAATTCGATAAGCACGAGACGGAAGATTGTCCGCTGCAGGCGGGCGATGATCGCGATGactcgccgccgccgctggccaGCGAAAGAAACAATAATGAACAGAAGGAACGAAAGCTGCCGGCGCCACGGAAATATTGCGAAAACTGCGAGG CCTTTGGACACGACACCAGCGAGTGCGAAGTGGATGATACCTATTAG